A stretch of the Candidatus Cloacimonadaceae bacterium genome encodes the following:
- the rplV gene encoding 50S ribosomal protein L22, which produces MEATAKLRFARGSARKARLVLDMIRYKRVSEAQKILQFSRRRSAVLIHKLLASAIANAQVKEPKVDLNQVFVTKAVADVGPQMKRYMPRAQGRAFMIRRPTCHIALEIQTLE; this is translated from the coding sequence ATGGAAGCAACCGCTAAACTTCGTTTTGCCCGTGGTTCGGCTCGCAAGGCACGTCTGGTATTGGATATGATCCGCTACAAGCGCGTCAGCGAAGCCCAGAAGATACTTCAGTTTTCACGCAGAAGATCCGCTGTGTTGATACATAAGTTATTGGCATCGGCAATCGCCAACGCTCAGGTGAAGGAGCCCAAGGTCGATCTGAACCAGGTCTTCGTCACCAAAGCCGTCGCCGACGTCGGTCCCCAAATGAAACGTTATATGCCGCGAGCTCAGGGTAGAGCCTTTATGATTCGTCGTCCGACCTGTCATATCGCCCTGGAAATCCAGACACTGGAATAG
- the rplD gene encoding 50S ribosomal protein L4: MVKAIKFNSLGDQVGEVELPSSVFDVDVNSPKILLHEVVTMYLGNQRQGTVQKKSRSMTAGSTRKLFKQKGTGNARVGSRRSPIRVHGGKAFAILPKNWYKNIPRTKKRQALRVALTDRAREGRIFIVEGLLYAQPSTKLAKDLLGKIIAEKGRKLVVTDGHHIPTVKSFTNLPDVMTDRADSLHAYEILKSSYIVMTQEALNKVEEVFGS, encoded by the coding sequence ATGGTAAAAGCAATAAAATTCAATTCCCTCGGCGACCAAGTGGGCGAGGTCGAATTGCCGTCAAGCGTCTTTGATGTGGACGTCAATTCTCCCAAGATCCTGCTGCACGAAGTCGTGACGATGTACCTTGGCAACCAACGCCAGGGCACCGTTCAAAAGAAAAGCCGCAGCATGACAGCGGGCAGCACCCGCAAGCTGTTCAAACAAAAAGGCACCGGCAACGCCCGTGTGGGCTCGCGCCGTTCACCGATCCGCGTACACGGTGGCAAAGCCTTCGCGATCCTGCCCAAGAATTGGTATAAAAATATTCCGCGCACCAAGAAACGGCAAGCGCTCAGAGTCGCTCTTACGGATCGTGCCCGCGAAGGACGCATCTTCATCGTCGAAGGTCTCCTTTATGCTCAACCGAGCACCAAGCTGGCAAAAGACCTATTGGGCAAGATCATTGCCGAAAAAGGACGCAAACTCGTGGTCACGGACGGACATCACATCCCCACGGTGAAATCCTTCACCAACCTTCCGGATGTGATGACGGACAGAGCGGACAGCTTGCACGCTTATGAGATTCTCAAGAGCAGCTATATCGTCATGACCCAGGAAGCCCTGAATAAAGTGGAGGAGGTATTTGGCTCATGA
- the rplB gene encoding 50S ribosomal protein L2 produces the protein MGIKKYKPITPTLRYRTGYTFDEITTDTPEKSLLKPLHKTGGRNNQGRITCRHRGGGHRRHYRIIDFKRDKTGIPAKVATIEYDPNRTARIALLHYVDGEKRYIIAPDGLAVGDKVMSGPDAEIAVGNALPLERIPLGSTVHNIELKKGRGGQIARSAGTYGQVVAKDGDYVHIKMPSNDVHLVRKECLATMGQVSNPDHNLIQIGKAGRKRWMGIRPTVRGVAMNPVDHPMGGGEGKSSGGGHPVSPWGKPAKGGKTRKTRKYSDKYIVKAVKKR, from the coding sequence ATGGGAATTAAGAAATATAAACCGATCACCCCGACACTTCGTTATCGCACCGGATATACCTTTGATGAGATCACGACCGACACACCGGAAAAGTCGCTGCTCAAGCCATTGCACAAAACCGGCGGCCGCAACAACCAAGGCAGGATCACCTGTCGTCATCGCGGCGGCGGTCATCGTCGTCATTATCGCATCATCGATTTCAAGCGCGATAAAACCGGTATCCCTGCCAAAGTGGCTACCATAGAATATGATCCGAATCGTACAGCCCGGATCGCACTCCTCCATTACGTTGATGGAGAGAAACGTTATATCATCGCTCCTGACGGTCTTGCCGTCGGTGACAAAGTGATGTCTGGACCCGATGCCGAAATCGCGGTCGGAAACGCCCTTCCCCTGGAAAGAATCCCGCTGGGCTCGACCGTTCACAATATCGAGCTGAAAAAGGGACGCGGCGGGCAGATCGCACGCAGCGCCGGAACCTATGGACAGGTAGTCGCCAAAGATGGGGACTATGTCCATATCAAAATGCCTTCCAACGACGTGCATTTGGTGCGTAAGGAATGCCTGGCGACCATGGGACAAGTGAGCAACCCCGATCACAATCTGATCCAGATCGGCAAAGCCGGACGCAAACGCTGGATGGGTATCCGTCCCACCGTTCGCGGTGTGGCGATGAACCCCGTTGACCACCCTATGGGCGGCGGCGAAGGCAAATCCTCCGGTGGCGGACATCCAGTCTCACCTTGGGGCAAACCCGCCAAAGGCGGAAAAACCCGTAAAACCCGTAAGTATTCCGATAAATATATCGTGAAAGCAGTCAAAAAGAGATAA
- the rpsJ gene encoding 30S ribosomal protein S10, with product MSKLENRIRIKLKAYDHRLLDQSVAEIVKSTRNTGAKVIGPIPLPTDRTVYTILRSPHADKKSQDQFQMLVHKRLVDIVNPTQQTTNALKKLSLPAGVHVEIKANSRS from the coding sequence GTGAGTAAACTCGAAAATCGCATTCGGATCAAGTTGAAAGCATACGATCACCGCCTGTTGGATCAATCTGTGGCAGAGATAGTGAAAAGCACTCGCAACACTGGAGCCAAGGTCATCGGACCTATTCCACTACCAACAGACCGGACAGTATATACGATCCTGCGTTCACCCCATGCGGACAAGAAATCGCAAGACCAGTTTCAAATGCTGGTTCATAAGAGATTGGTCGATATCGTGAATCCCACCCAGCAGACCACTAACGCGCTCAAAAAGCTGAGCCTGCCTGCCGGAGTTCACGTGGAGATCAAGGCAAACTCAAGGAGCTGA
- the rplW gene encoding 50S ribosomal protein L23 — MIHPRNIVIAPIITEKSSMQMQDNNTYTFKVSINANKIEIKNAIERIFAVKVLAVNTIRMLGKPKRLGRYSGKRPDWKKAIVTLRQGDKIAAFEV, encoded by the coding sequence ATGATACATCCGCGCAATATTGTAATCGCTCCGATCATCACGGAAAAAAGCAGCATGCAGATGCAGGACAATAACACCTACACTTTCAAGGTGAGCATCAATGCTAATAAGATAGAAATCAAGAACGCCATCGAACGCATCTTCGCGGTCAAAGTTCTTGCCGTAAACACCATCCGCATGCTTGGCAAGCCAAAACGTCTCGGACGTTATAGCGGCAAGCGACCGGATTGGAAAAAAGCGATCGTAACCCTTCGCCAAGGCGATAAGATCGCTGCTTTTGAAGTCTAA
- the rplC gene encoding 50S ribosomal protein L3, whose protein sequence is MLGLIGKKIGMTQIFDANGKVMPVTVLKAGPCRVICKRNETEHGYDALQLGYEELAEKRVSRPLLGHFKKNGSPTYRYIREFRPSFGQETGDYNVGDELKADLFKESETVTVTSKSKGRGFTGVMKRHGFKGFQASHGVHESFRGGGSIGQCAQPSRVFKNTKMAGQHGNARVSVRHLSVVKVDVENGLIMVKGAVPGHRNSLILIQKEQ, encoded by the coding sequence ATGTTGGGACTAATAGGAAAGAAAATTGGCATGACGCAGATCTTTGACGCCAACGGCAAAGTGATGCCGGTCACGGTGCTCAAAGCCGGTCCTTGCCGGGTGATCTGCAAACGCAACGAAACAGAACACGGATACGACGCCTTGCAGCTTGGTTATGAAGAGCTTGCAGAAAAGCGCGTGAGCCGTCCTCTGCTCGGACACTTCAAGAAAAACGGCAGCCCCACCTATCGCTATATCCGCGAGTTCCGTCCTTCCTTCGGACAGGAAACAGGGGATTACAACGTGGGCGACGAACTGAAAGCCGACCTATTTAAGGAATCTGAAACCGTCACCGTCACCTCAAAATCCAAGGGACGCGGTTTCACCGGCGTGATGAAACGCCACGGATTCAAAGGCTTCCAAGCTTCGCACGGCGTGCATGAATCCTTCCGCGGCGGCGGTTCGATCGGTCAATGCGCCCAGCCTTCCCGCGTATTCAAAAACACCAAGATGGCAGGACAGCATGGCAATGCCCGCGTGAGTGTGCGTCATCTCAGCGTCGTCAAAGTTGACGTCGAAAATGGTCTGATCATGGTCAAAGGCGCAGTCCCCGGGCACCGCAATTCATTGATCCTGATCCAGAAAGAACAGTAG
- the rpsS gene encoding 30S ribosomal protein S19 → MARSIKKGPFVDDHLQKKVEVLNTDSKKNVIKTWSRRSVIIPSFIGHTFSVHNGHKFVPVYVTENMVGHKLGEFSPTRTYRGHKDRKKKGK, encoded by the coding sequence ATGGCACGCTCAATTAAAAAAGGTCCTTTCGTTGATGATCACCTCCAGAAAAAAGTGGAAGTACTGAATACCGACAGCAAAAAAAACGTGATCAAAACCTGGTCGCGCCGCTCGGTGATTATACCCTCTTTTATCGGACATACCTTTTCAGTGCACAACGGGCACAAATTTGTGCCGGTGTATGTGACCGAAAACATGGTGGGACACAAGCTTGGCGAATTCAGCCCGACTCGTACCTACCGCGGTCACAAAGACAGAAAGAAAAAGGGTAAATAG